In one Nicotiana sylvestris chromosome 8, ASM39365v2, whole genome shotgun sequence genomic region, the following are encoded:
- the LOC104245424 gene encoding probable trehalose-phosphate phosphatase G isoform X2: MENRPLDVPASHFKALLEYWNSDPAKIKYPSALNSFQQILRQARNKQIVIFLDYDGTLSPIVDDPDRAFISNEMCSAVRNVARYFPTSIISGRRRAKVYELVGLTELDYAGSHGGVDQEIEDEGNEDLDLT, from the exons ATGGAGAATAGGCCGCTAGATGTTCCGGCGTCTCACTTTAAAGCTCTTCTTGAATATTGGAACTCCGATCCCGCCAAG ATCAAGTATCCATCAGCTCTCAACTCCTTTCAGCAAATTCTGAGGCAAGCAAGGAATAAACAGATAGTCATCTTCTTAGATTATGATGGGACTCTTTCTCCTATTGTTGATGACCCTGACCGTGCTTTTATATCCAATGAG ATGTGCTCTGCTGTCAGGAATGTTGCAAGGTATTTCCCAACATCCATCATCAGTGGAAGAAGACGTGCCAAG GTTTATGAGCTGGTAGGTCTAACTGAACTCGATTATGCCGGTAGCCATG GTGGAGTAGAtcaagaaatagaagatgaaggCAATGAAGATCTAGACCTTACTTAA
- the LOC104245424 gene encoding probable trehalose-phosphate phosphatase G isoform X1, giving the protein MRCSKNWSISFDATNSLSLHNNNQASFFVQIKYPSALNSFQQILRQARNKQIVIFLDYDGTLSPIVDDPDRAFISNEMCSAVRNVARYFPTSIISGRRRAKVYELVGLTELDYAGSHGGVDQEIEDEGNEDLDLT; this is encoded by the exons ATGAGATGCAGCAAAAATTGGTCCATTAGTTTTGATGCAACGAATTCTCTGTCTTTACATAATAATAATCAAGCTTCTTTCTTTGTCCAGATCAAGTATCCATCAGCTCTCAACTCCTTTCAGCAAATTCTGAGGCAAGCAAGGAATAAACAGATAGTCATCTTCTTAGATTATGATGGGACTCTTTCTCCTATTGTTGATGACCCTGACCGTGCTTTTATATCCAATGAG ATGTGCTCTGCTGTCAGGAATGTTGCAAGGTATTTCCCAACATCCATCATCAGTGGAAGAAGACGTGCCAAG GTTTATGAGCTGGTAGGTCTAACTGAACTCGATTATGCCGGTAGCCATG GTGGAGTAGAtcaagaaatagaagatgaaggCAATGAAGATCTAGACCTTACTTAA